In Chitinophagaceae bacterium, the DNA window GTTTCTATTCTCACGGAGGAATATCTGCACACAAAATTTCCTCCACAGTATTCTCAAAAAAACATCTACGTGGATAGCTCTACTATTCCGAATAAAAAACTCGTAGATGCTGTTTGTAATCTCAAAAACAATGAAGGACTTTTTTTTGAAAATACATTGATAGCATTTTCCCTCGATACACATTTGACATACTCTGAAGCCATCAGGTTTAATACTGCTAAAAAAACAATATTCACCCACTCGTATAAAAGTATTCAAAAGGTATGGAATATCTTTGAATTCAATGCGGAAGAGATTCAAAATGATTTCTCTCTCGTTACCCATAAAAGAAATTCTTATCTTATATCAGACCCTTTTTCACATGTGTATGCCTCAAAAAATATATTTATAGAAGAGAATGTGAGTATCAAATCGGCTATTTTGAATGCGGAAACAGGTCCTATTTATATTGGGGCTAATACAGAAGTAGGAGAGGGAACTATTATCAGGGGACCTGTTGCTCTGTGTGAAAACGTTACCACAAATATGGGAACAAAGCTACGCCCAAATACTACTATAGGTCCTTTTTCAAAAGTGGGGGGAGAAATTTCCAGTTCTGTTCTTTTTGGGTATTCTAATAAAGCACACGATGGTTTTTTAGGAAATAGCGTTATAGCAGAATGGTGTAATCTTGGTGCTAATACCAATACATCTAACTTAAAAAATAACTATAAAAACGTAAGTATGTGGAATTATGAGACAAAGTCATTAGAAGAAACTGCTGTTTTATTTTGTGGAATTATTATGGGGGATTATTCTCGATCTTCTATCAATACTATGTTTAATACGGGAACGACCGTTGGTATAGGATGTAATATCTTTGGGCATGGGTTTCCTAAAAAA includes these proteins:
- a CDS encoding putative sugar nucleotidyl transferase — protein: MHIILLDNPITKKNLLPLTYIRPVSNIRCGIFTIHEKWKKYTNTTVSILTEEYLHTKFPPQYSQKNIYVDSSTIPNKKLVDAVCNLKNNEGLFFENTLIAFSLDTHLTYSEAIRFNTAKKTIFTHSYKSIQKVWNIFEFNAEEIQNDFSLVTHKRNSYLISDPFSHVYASKNIFIEENVSIKSAILNAETGPIYIGANTEVGEGTIIRGPVALCENVTTNMGTKLRPNTTIGPFSKVGGEISSSVLFGYSNKAHDGFLGNSVIAEWCNLGANTNTSNLKNNYKNVSMWNYETKSLEETAVLFCGIIMGDYSRSSINTMFNTGTTVGIGCNIFGHGFPKKYIPNFTWSDSQNDTLYAIEKLLETIENMFQRRKKIYTDEDKQLLQYLYSFVR